A window from Pseudomonas sp. Tri1 encodes these proteins:
- a CDS encoding helix-turn-helix transcriptional regulator, translating into MNRHAYIDGAEKSHLYVELGKLISSVGHESFLTNMHQMIETSVPVSRLELSEWTVDDTQSNVLDVQLLGHAGLEKHAQMQSACPTSAVQRNDHPLVKRVLEVDDALLIHLNARMKDEKGNTCLGTSHQCNLISRKANRRCVISLHRSQIQRDFSLQELSFLKYLSETLLPLAERHAHLNRQSCFKTPGSAASQSLNAADQTQLQRDFHERLSPCDVTLSVREKEVCLGLLAGGTVPEIAEKLRVKNSSIETYLKRAAAKLGVSGRHGLAKWMIGS; encoded by the coding sequence ATGAATCGACATGCGTATATTGACGGTGCCGAGAAATCGCACCTCTACGTAGAGCTAGGAAAGCTGATTTCAAGTGTCGGGCACGAGAGTTTCTTGACCAACATGCACCAGATGATCGAAACATCCGTGCCGGTCAGTCGACTCGAATTGAGTGAGTGGACAGTCGACGATACCCAATCGAACGTCCTCGATGTCCAGTTGTTGGGGCACGCGGGCTTAGAGAAACACGCGCAAATGCAATCGGCTTGCCCTACCAGTGCGGTACAGCGCAACGATCACCCTTTGGTGAAAAGAGTGCTGGAGGTGGATGACGCCCTGCTGATTCACCTGAACGCCCGGATGAAGGACGAGAAAGGCAATACCTGCCTCGGCACATCCCATCAATGCAATCTGATTTCCCGCAAGGCCAATCGTCGTTGTGTGATCTCGTTGCATCGTTCTCAGATACAACGCGACTTTTCCCTCCAGGAACTGTCCTTTTTGAAATACCTCTCCGAGACCCTGCTGCCGCTGGCGGAGCGCCATGCGCACCTCAACCGGCAGTCTTGCTTCAAGACCCCTGGCAGCGCTGCGAGCCAATCACTCAATGCCGCCGACCAGACCCAGTTGCAGCGTGACTTCCATGAGCGATTGAGCCCGTGCGACGTGACCCTTTCGGTGCGGGAAAAAGAAGTGTGCCTGGGATTGCTGGCCGGTGGCACCGTACCGGAAATAGCAGAAAAGCTCAGGGTCAAGAACAGCTCCATCGAAACCTATCTCAAACGTGCCGCCGCCAAGCTGGGTGTCAGCGGGCGACATGGGCTGGCGAAATGGATGATCGGATCATGA
- a CDS encoding coproporphyrinogen III oxidase — protein MFDLFQTLGERPAGSAPAVADADCPVGTRKFHGGIGSLDLLRGLRDSRQTRRPLSLSVHLPSRLRLASCSPLASVCRCGEIEGYLQRLTYEMGLVGCHLGAGRRVEQFCLTGGTPVIAHLQKLMSDLRKRFDFCEYDSGDHSIEVDLHHTDWSTMGLIRDQGFTHVSIGVPDIGADCDLPVDCYQNPAPIHSLIDAARTFGFRSINIDLGYGHAWQTPHSFALKLATLIELEPDRLHVFDYARAPYRYRSKNAGVAGAFCSQADKEAMRRICCEQLIGAGYHYIGLGQFVRADDDLAVAQEHGRLHRNCQGFTRHGCCDHVGFGLSAVTQIEHLYVQNTDDLLQYCQQLDAGQLPVCRGWRCEAQDQVSATVIEQLSCDLELDIPAIEARFGLQFREHFASIWPLLEVLHDKGLIELSSRFIGILPAGRLNVDAICNLFDPELDDAGPHTFEKLNPS, from the coding sequence ATGTTCGACCTGTTTCAAACCCTCGGTGAGCGACCCGCGGGAAGTGCCCCGGCGGTGGCTGATGCCGATTGCCCGGTCGGCACGCGAAAATTCCATGGCGGCATCGGCTCGCTCGATCTGTTGCGCGGGTTGCGCGACAGCCGCCAGACGCGGCGCCCCCTGTCCCTTTCGGTGCATCTGCCTTCGCGTTTGAGACTGGCCTCGTGTTCGCCGTTGGCCAGCGTGTGCCGGTGCGGGGAAATCGAGGGCTATCTGCAACGCCTGACGTACGAGATGGGCCTGGTCGGCTGTCACCTGGGCGCGGGGCGGCGGGTCGAACAGTTTTGCCTGACCGGTGGCACCCCCGTGATCGCGCATTTGCAGAAGCTGATGAGCGATCTGCGCAAACGCTTCGACTTCTGCGAATACGACAGCGGCGATCACAGCATCGAAGTGGATCTGCACCACACCGACTGGTCGACCATGGGCCTGATTCGTGACCAGGGTTTCACCCATGTCAGCATAGGTGTGCCCGACATCGGTGCTGACTGTGATTTGCCGGTCGATTGCTACCAGAACCCGGCCCCGATTCATTCGCTGATAGATGCCGCGCGCACCTTTGGTTTTCGCTCGATCAACATTGACCTTGGTTATGGCCATGCCTGGCAGACGCCCCACAGTTTCGCCCTGAAGCTGGCCACGCTGATCGAGCTGGAGCCGGACCGGCTGCACGTTTTTGACTATGCCCGTGCGCCTTATCGTTACCGCTCGAAGAACGCCGGAGTGGCCGGCGCTTTTTGCAGCCAGGCGGACAAGGAGGCCATGCGGCGGATTTGCTGCGAGCAATTGATCGGCGCAGGTTATCACTACATTGGCCTGGGGCAGTTCGTCAGGGCCGACGATGACCTGGCGGTCGCCCAGGAGCACGGGCGCCTGCATCGCAATTGCCAGGGTTTTACCCGCCACGGTTGCTGCGATCACGTGGGGTTTGGCTTGTCGGCTGTCACCCAGATCGAACACCTGTACGTGCAGAACACTGACGATCTGCTGCAGTACTGTCAGCAGTTGGACGCCGGGCAGTTGCCGGTGTGTCGTGGCTGGCGATGTGAGGCGCAGGATCAGGTCAGTGCGACCGTGATCGAACAGCTTTCCTGCGACCTGGAATTGGATATCCCGGCCATCGAGGCGCGTTTTGGCTTGCAGTTTCGCGAGCACTTTGCGTCGATCTGGCCGTTGCTGGAGGTGTTGCACGACAAGGGATTGATTGAACTGTCGAGCCGTTTTATCGGCATCCTGCCCGCTGGGCGCCTGAATGTGGACGCGATCTGCAATCTGTTCGATCCAGAGCTCGATGACGCAGGCCCACACACTTTTGAAAAGTTGAACCCTTCATGA
- the adeC gene encoding AdeC/AdeK/OprM family multidrug efflux complex outer membrane factor, translating to MRRFLSPLAAAAFMLGGCSLIPDYQRPDAPIAGQYPQTSAYAPALSGPIAAEQGWRDLFQDPVLQQLIDSALVNNRDLRVAALNVEAYQAQYRIQRADLFPAISASGTGSRQRLPADLTGTGAPGISSSYSATLGISAYELDLFGRIRSLSDEASLVYLSSEEARRSSQLSLVASVASAYLTWRADQELLALTRDTLESYEQSLRLTERSNQVGTASALDLSQSRTSVESARASLAKFQRQVAQDLNNLTLLVGTSVADELPGRPLASDLLSEVPAGLPSDLLQRRPDILEAEYLLQSANANIGAARAAFFPSISLTANAGSSSSELSGLFKGGSGSWTFQPQINLPIFNAGSLRASLNYSKIQKDIRVSQYEKAIQTAFQEVSDGLAARKTYKDQLIAQRDLVQANQDYYRLAERRYRIGVDSSLTFLDAQRSLFSARQTLIVDRLSQLLAEVNLYKALGGGWVERTNKVTVR from the coding sequence ATGCGTAGATTCTTGAGCCCCTTGGCGGCCGCGGCATTCATGCTCGGTGGTTGTTCGCTTATTCCGGACTACCAACGCCCCGATGCACCGATAGCTGGACAATATCCGCAGACATCCGCCTATGCCCCCGCCCTCTCGGGCCCTATCGCGGCTGAGCAGGGTTGGCGCGACTTGTTCCAGGATCCAGTACTGCAGCAACTCATCGACAGTGCGCTGGTCAACAACCGCGACTTGCGCGTGGCCGCCCTGAACGTCGAGGCGTACCAGGCGCAATATCGGATTCAGCGGGCGGACCTTTTCCCGGCGATCAGTGCCAGTGGCACAGGTTCACGCCAGCGGCTGCCGGCCGACCTGACGGGAACCGGCGCCCCGGGGATTAGCAGCTCGTATTCGGCAACCTTGGGGATCAGTGCCTATGAGCTGGACTTGTTCGGGCGAATACGCAGCCTCAGCGATGAGGCCTCGCTGGTCTACCTGTCCAGCGAAGAAGCCCGCCGCAGCAGCCAATTGAGTCTGGTGGCCAGCGTGGCCAGCGCCTACCTGACCTGGCGTGCCGATCAGGAACTGTTGGCCCTGACTCGCGACACGCTAGAGTCCTACGAGCAAAGCTTGCGCCTGACCGAACGCAGTAATCAGGTCGGCACCGCCTCGGCGCTGGACCTGAGCCAATCACGCACGTCGGTGGAAAGCGCCCGGGCCAGCCTGGCCAAATTCCAGCGCCAGGTCGCCCAGGACCTCAACAACCTTACGTTACTGGTGGGCACGTCCGTCGCCGATGAGCTGCCCGGCCGCCCACTGGCGTCCGACTTGCTCAGCGAAGTGCCCGCAGGCTTGCCTTCGGACTTGTTGCAACGGCGGCCGGACATTCTTGAGGCCGAGTACCTGCTGCAATCGGCCAATGCCAACATCGGTGCGGCCCGTGCCGCGTTCTTTCCGAGCATCAGCCTGACCGCCAATGCCGGCAGCTCGAGCAGCGAACTGTCCGGGTTGTTCAAGGGTGGTTCGGGCAGTTGGACATTTCAACCGCAGATCAACCTGCCGATTTTCAATGCCGGCAGCCTTCGGGCGAGCCTCAATTATTCGAAGATCCAGAAAGACATCCGCGTGTCGCAATACGAGAAAGCCATCCAGACCGCCTTCCAGGAAGTGTCCGATGGCTTGGCGGCGCGCAAGACCTATAAAGACCAATTGATCGCCCAACGCGATCTGGTCCAGGCCAACCAGGACTACTACCGCTTGGCGGAACGACGCTATCGCATTGGCGTGGATAGCAGCCTGACGTTCCTGGATGCCCAACGCTCGCTGTTCAGCGCCCGACAAACCCTGATCGTCGACCGGCTGTCGCAGTTGCTGGCCGAGGTCAACCTGTACAAGGCCCTGGGCGGGGGTTGGGTAGAACGCACAAACAAAGTGACTGTGAGGTGA
- the hemN gene encoding oxygen-independent coproporphyrinogen III oxidase yields the protein MNAASGFNRALVEKYDRPGPRYTSYPTAPQFHQAFAMDEYRHAAQRSNQAPVPKPLSVYIHIPFCQSLCYYCACNKIITRKTHRAAEYLTYLKREIAQQATLFDRSRKLTQLHLGGGTPTYLTHEQLADLMDCLHQSFDMDDSDEHEFSIEVDPRTIDGQQIQGLRQLGFNRLSFGVQDFDAQVQAAVNRVQSVAQVAELVAAARLARFKSVSVDLIYGLPLQTIASFDVTLSKIIALRPDRIAAYSYAHLPQRVRAQRMIRPEDMPPPERKLELLELTINRLTEAGYVYIGMDHFALPDDELVRARAQGTLQRNFQGYSTHADCDLIGLGVSSIGKVGDSYNQNVKELSQYYARLDQGLLPVQRGYRLSDDDRLRREVISELMCHGRVEFGQIEAEHGIRFTEYFADALERLREQVRDGLLDITDQALVLLPQGQLMMRSVAMAFDAYLEVDKTVQYSRTV from the coding sequence ATGAATGCTGCATCCGGTTTCAATCGTGCCCTGGTGGAAAAATACGACCGCCCGGGGCCGCGCTACACCTCTTATCCCACGGCCCCGCAGTTTCACCAGGCGTTTGCCATGGATGAATACCGCCACGCTGCCCAGCGCAGCAACCAGGCGCCAGTGCCCAAGCCGTTGTCGGTGTACATCCATATCCCGTTCTGCCAGAGCCTCTGCTATTACTGCGCGTGCAATAAAATCATCACGCGCAAGACCCACCGCGCCGCCGAATACCTAACGTACCTCAAGCGCGAGATCGCCCAGCAGGCCACCTTGTTCGACCGCTCGCGCAAACTCACCCAATTGCACTTGGGAGGAGGCACACCGACTTACCTGACCCATGAGCAATTGGCTGACCTGATGGACTGCCTGCACCAATCGTTCGACATGGATGACAGCGACGAGCATGAGTTTTCCATCGAGGTCGATCCTCGGACCATCGATGGCCAACAGATCCAAGGCCTGCGTCAGTTGGGGTTCAATCGCTTGAGCTTCGGCGTCCAGGATTTCGACGCGCAGGTGCAGGCGGCCGTCAATCGAGTGCAAAGCGTGGCGCAGGTGGCCGAGCTGGTGGCGGCGGCCCGCCTGGCGCGCTTCAAGTCTGTCAGTGTGGACCTGATTTATGGCTTGCCGCTGCAGACCATCGCCAGTTTCGATGTCACCTTGAGCAAGATCATCGCGCTGCGGCCCGACCGCATTGCCGCCTACAGCTATGCGCATCTGCCACAACGGGTGAGGGCGCAGCGGATGATCCGCCCCGAAGACATGCCGCCGCCGGAGCGCAAGCTGGAGCTGCTCGAGCTGACCATCAATCGCCTTACCGAAGCCGGTTATGTCTACATTGGCATGGACCATTTCGCCTTGCCGGACGATGAGCTGGTGCGCGCCCGCGCCCAGGGTACGCTGCAGCGTAACTTCCAGGGGTATTCCACCCACGCCGACTGCGATTTGATTGGCCTGGGCGTGTCCTCGATCGGCAAGGTCGGCGACAGCTACAACCAGAACGTCAAGGAGCTTTCCCAGTATTACGCCCGTCTGGATCAAGGCCTGCTACCCGTGCAGCGCGGCTATCGCCTGAGCGACGACGATCGCTTGCGACGCGAGGTCATCAGCGAGCTGATGTGCCATGGACGGGTAGAGTTCGGCCAGATCGAGGCCGAGCACGGCATTCGTTTTACCGAGTACTTCGCCGATGCGCTGGAGCGGCTCCGCGAGCAGGTTCGCGACGGCCTGCTGGACATCACCGATCAAGCGCTGGTGCTGCTGCCCCAAGGGCAATTGATGATGCGCAGCGTCGCCATGGCTTTTGACGCGTATCTGGAGGTCGACAAGACGGTCCAGTATTCACGTACGGTCTGA
- a CDS encoding FAD-dependent monooxygenase, whose product MTEPRKAIVAGAGIGGLTAAIALQRAGWQVKVFEAAQTLRTGGTGLSIMANAMAALHSIDAHVPVEQAGQVIRQFFFKKQNGDPITSMPIHEIGEQLGHPNVNIQRPLLLRALAQQLTPDTLTTGLRCVGYINLPDGVTVQFEDGSSQEADLLIGADGLNSVIRQQMLGETPTRPSGYVAWLAVTPFSHPVMTDGYVAHYWGRGKRFGLCDVGDGQAYWWGTCNHKNAADAALNISKQEVLGAYAGWAPEVMAAIEATPENAILKMHARDRHPVEQFCDGHVVLLGDAAHPMLPSLGQGAAQAIEDAVVLADRLARTPELRTALLHYQAYRHPRANGIVNAARFMSGIEQAESTLTCWLREWYFRLTPQSSLRKKNIDILSFKPCA is encoded by the coding sequence ATGACAGAACCCAGAAAAGCCATTGTGGCCGGCGCCGGTATCGGCGGCCTGACCGCCGCCATCGCGCTGCAGCGAGCGGGCTGGCAGGTCAAGGTCTTCGAGGCGGCCCAGACGCTGCGTACCGGCGGCACCGGTTTATCGATCATGGCCAATGCCATGGCGGCGCTGCACTCGATCGACGCCCACGTTCCGGTGGAGCAGGCAGGCCAGGTGATCCGCCAGTTTTTCTTCAAGAAACAAAACGGCGATCCCATCACCAGCATGCCTATCCACGAGATCGGCGAACAGCTGGGCCACCCCAACGTGAATATCCAGCGTCCCCTGCTGCTGCGTGCCCTGGCGCAGCAACTCACACCTGACACCCTGACGACCGGATTGCGTTGCGTGGGATATATCAATCTCCCGGATGGCGTAACGGTGCAGTTCGAAGATGGCAGCAGCCAGGAAGCTGATCTGCTGATCGGTGCAGATGGCCTGAACTCGGTGATCCGCCAGCAGATGCTTGGCGAGACACCCACCCGCCCATCGGGTTATGTCGCCTGGCTGGCGGTCACGCCCTTCAGCCATCCGGTCATGACCGACGGCTACGTGGCGCATTACTGGGGGCGTGGCAAGCGCTTCGGGCTCTGCGATGTGGGGGACGGCCAGGCGTATTGGTGGGGGACCTGCAACCATAAAAACGCAGCGGATGCCGCGCTCAATATCAGTAAACAGGAAGTGCTCGGCGCTTACGCCGGCTGGGCGCCGGAAGTCATGGCGGCCATCGAGGCGACACCCGAGAATGCCATATTGAAAATGCATGCCCGGGATCGCCATCCCGTGGAGCAATTCTGTGACGGCCATGTGGTGCTGTTAGGTGATGCGGCTCATCCCATGCTGCCCAGCCTGGGCCAAGGCGCGGCGCAGGCGATTGAAGACGCCGTGGTACTGGCCGATCGCTTGGCCCGAACGCCGGAGCTGCGCACCGCGCTGCTGCATTACCAGGCGTATCGACACCCCCGGGCCAATGGGATCGTCAACGCCGCTCGCTTCATGAGCGGTATCGAACAGGCCGAGTCGACGCTCACCTGTTGGCTTCGAGAATGGTATTTCCGCCTGACCCCGCAAAGCAGCCTGCGTAAAAAGAATATCGACATCCTGTCATTCAAGCCCTGCGCATAA